A region from the Bacteroidales bacterium genome encodes:
- a CDS encoding histidinol-phosphatase, translated as MIKFTKSYLLNRFPDYKERPHTNMINCNHHTHSVYSDGHAQPLDYVLHALEKGFDILGFTEHSPLPFENSFSFKMENKMKYLEELDRLKMEYKGRIQIYTGMEMDFIPGISEDFDKVRQEFGLDYLIGSVHLVKPEAHERLWFTDGPNHETYDDGLIQLFGNDIRKAVSTYYRQINQMITTQTFEIIGHFDKIKMHNKGRFFSEEEPWYCALLSETLDLIREKGLIVEVNTRGLYKKRSDTTYPGLAILKEIKQLKIPVMINSDAHLPHELDGAYSEAAALLENAGITEVMKFREEGWVSEPIYS; from the coding sequence ATGATAAAGTTTACAAAATCGTACCTGCTGAACCGCTTTCCTGATTACAAAGAACGTCCCCATACAAACATGATTAACTGCAACCACCATACTCATTCTGTTTATTCCGACGGTCATGCCCAGCCTTTGGATTATGTTTTGCATGCACTTGAAAAAGGATTTGATATCCTGGGCTTTACAGAGCACTCACCTTTACCTTTTGAGAATTCCTTCTCCTTTAAAATGGAGAATAAGATGAAATACCTTGAAGAACTGGATAGGTTAAAAATGGAATATAAGGGTAGAATCCAGATATATACCGGGATGGAGATGGATTTTATCCCCGGAATATCAGAGGATTTTGATAAGGTAAGACAGGAATTTGGGCTGGATTACCTGATTGGCTCGGTACACCTTGTAAAACCTGAAGCTCATGAACGTCTGTGGTTTACTGATGGACCCAACCACGAAACTTACGATGATGGATTAATCCAGTTGTTCGGAAATGATATCAGGAAAGCAGTTTCCACCTATTACCGGCAGATCAACCAGATGATTACAACCCAGACGTTTGAGATCATCGGACATTTCGATAAGATCAAAATGCATAATAAGGGAAGATTCTTCAGCGAAGAAGAGCCATGGTACTGTGCATTACTTTCTGAAACCCTTGATCTGATCAGGGAAAAGGGATTGATTGTGGAGGTAAATACAAGGGGTTTGTATAAAAAACGTTCCGATACCACATATCCGGGTCTTGCAATACTTAAAGAGATCAAGCAACTTAAGATTCCTGTGATGATCAATTCAGATGCGCATCTGCCACATGAGCTTGATGGTGCATATAGTGAAGCTGCTGCACTGCTCGAAAATGCCGGAATCACAGAGGTGATGAAATTTAGGGAAGAGGGATGGGTTTCTGAACCGATATATTCCTGA
- a CDS encoding formimidoylglutamase, which translates to MKDIAIYFQPVTSLEPTEITSTTYKKLGEVFSVYTDEHNFPSLSGIDIAIVGVNDDRNAVNNEGCSRAADAVRQYLYKLFPGNYSIKLADLGNIRKGNSPEDTFFALTTVVQALLKEGIIPIIIGGGQDLTYSAYKAYKELNHIINLAAIDNLFDLGETEGKLNSQSYLSHIILHKPNYLFNFTNIGYQTYLVDQGAVDLMKDLFFDICRLGVAQASIVDIEPLIRNADMLTFDMSAIRQSDAPANANATPNGFYGEEACQISRYAGMSEKMSCIGFYEMNPLFDRNGQTAHLLAQMIWYFIDGFYHRQQDHPSKDPAGFIRYNVQLTNQEDGIVFFRSKKTDRWWMEVKCSESVREKYRHHYLVPCAYADYQTACENEMPDRWWQAYQKLM; encoded by the coding sequence ATGAAGGATATTGCTATTTACTTCCAACCTGTTACCAGTCTGGAACCCACTGAAATAACAAGTACTACCTATAAAAAACTAGGTGAAGTTTTCTCAGTTTATACTGATGAACATAATTTCCCGTCTCTTTCAGGCATCGATATTGCAATTGTTGGAGTGAATGATGACAGGAATGCAGTAAATAATGAAGGCTGCAGCAGAGCCGCAGATGCAGTGCGTCAATATCTTTATAAATTATTTCCCGGCAATTACTCCATCAAACTGGCTGACCTTGGAAATATCAGGAAAGGCAATTCGCCGGAAGACACTTTTTTTGCATTAACTACGGTTGTTCAGGCCCTCTTAAAAGAAGGAATAATTCCCATTATCATAGGTGGGGGACAAGATCTGACTTATTCAGCCTATAAAGCGTACAAGGAGTTAAATCATATCATTAACCTGGCTGCCATTGATAATTTATTTGATCTTGGTGAAACCGAAGGGAAACTGAATTCTCAATCCTATCTCAGTCACATTATTTTACACAAGCCTAACTATCTCTTTAATTTTACCAATATAGGGTACCAGACTTACCTGGTTGATCAGGGGGCTGTTGACCTCATGAAAGACCTGTTTTTCGACATATGCAGGCTTGGAGTTGCACAGGCTAGTATTGTTGATATTGAGCCACTGATCCGCAATGCAGACATGCTTACTTTTGACATGTCTGCTATAAGGCAATCTGATGCTCCTGCTAATGCCAATGCCACACCCAACGGGTTCTATGGAGAGGAAGCCTGTCAGATCTCCCGTTATGCAGGCATGAGTGAGAAGATGAGCTGTATCGGGTTTTATGAAATGAATCCTTTATTTGACAGGAATGGTCAAACGGCTCATCTCTTAGCACAGATGATCTGGTATTTCATTGATGGGTTCTATCACAGGCAGCAAGATCATCCCTCAAAAGACCCAGCTGGCTTTATTCGCTATAATGTTCAATTGACCAACCAGGAAGATGGAATTGTATTTTTTAGAAGCAAAAAAACAGATCGTTGGTGGATGGAAGTGAAATGCTCAGAAAGTGTCAGGGAAAAATACCGGCATCACTACCTGGTACCATGTGCCTATGCCGACTATCAAACCGCATGTGAAAATGAAATGCCTGACCGCTGGTGGCAAGCCTATCAGAAGTTGATGTAA
- a CDS encoding glycosyltransferase, with protein MIVLIILSAVIGLYAVLIGALIIGWLNLPIIPNEGNVPVTKVSVIIAARNEEHHIHNILSDLERLAYPRQLLEIIIVDDHSDDDTGRKVEDFILFSKAGFTLMRNDSIGKKAAIEAGVRAAKGELILTTDADCHIGEYWVNTIVNFYENKHSEMILSPVNFKRGKNLFEMMQELEFMSLQFSTAGAVSIGKPMMANGANLAYRREAFLEVGGFEGNNHLPSGDDVFLMQAFSKRFGPKMVNYLSDRQAMVSTSPETTLKGLISQRLRWVSKTRGIKSPAILIPAVIVYFINLAIVSSMLLAPFFSQAIFTFLLCILGKTLIDLPALWLVTGFFNRKKLLWFVPLLELVNAIYTVLIGIFGNLASFNWKGRILQTRNS; from the coding sequence ATGATAGTCTTGATAATATTATCAGCTGTAATAGGCTTATATGCAGTCCTTATTGGAGCGCTCATAATAGGATGGCTAAATCTTCCAATAATTCCGAATGAAGGGAATGTGCCGGTCACAAAAGTAAGTGTGATTATTGCTGCCAGAAATGAAGAGCATCATATACACAATATTCTTTCAGACCTTGAAAGGCTTGCTTATCCCCGACAACTTTTGGAGATTATCATAGTTGATGATCACTCTGATGATGATACCGGTAGGAAGGTAGAAGATTTCATTCTTTTTTCAAAGGCCGGTTTTACCCTGATGCGTAATGACAGTATCGGGAAAAAGGCTGCAATTGAAGCCGGTGTCAGAGCCGCGAAAGGGGAGTTGATTTTAACTACTGATGCTGATTGTCATATAGGGGAATATTGGGTAAATACAATTGTTAACTTTTATGAAAACAAACATTCGGAGATGATCCTTTCACCGGTCAATTTTAAACGAGGAAAAAATCTCTTTGAAATGATGCAGGAGTTGGAATTCATGAGCCTTCAGTTTTCAACGGCAGGTGCTGTATCCATTGGTAAACCTATGATGGCCAATGGCGCTAATCTTGCCTACCGGAGGGAGGCATTCCTGGAAGTAGGAGGTTTTGAAGGCAACAACCACCTTCCTTCCGGTGATGATGTTTTCCTGATGCAGGCTTTCAGTAAGCGATTTGGACCTAAGATGGTCAACTATTTATCGGATCGGCAGGCCATGGTGTCCACATCACCTGAAACTACATTAAAAGGATTAATTTCTCAACGTTTGAGATGGGTTTCGAAAACAAGGGGAATAAAGTCCCCGGCTATTCTGATCCCCGCTGTTATAGTATATTTTATTAACCTGGCGATCGTTTCCAGCATGCTCCTGGCACCCTTCTTTTCCCAGGCCATCTTTACATTCCTGTTATGTATCCTTGGGAAAACCCTGATCGACTTACCTGCTTTGTGGCTGGTTACGGGATTTTTTAACCGGAAGAAATTATTATGGTTTGTACCTCTGCTTGAGTTGGTAAATGCTATATATACAGTTTTGATAGGGATTTTTGGTAACCTGGCTTCTTTCAACTGGAAAGGCAGAATCCTCCAAACCAGAAATTCATAA
- the queA gene encoding tRNA preQ1(34) S-adenosylmethionine ribosyltransferase-isomerase QueA, producing the protein MKLSQFRYHLPAELIAERPVPNRDESRLMVLNRQAQTIEHKTFKELLDYFGDGDVFILNNTKVFPALLLGEKEKTGAKITVFLLRELNSEARLWDVLVDPARKIRIGNKLYFGDDDALVAEVIDNTTSRGRTLRFLFDGPYDEFKRTIESLGKTPLPEELQRMRDIEPEDKERYQTIYAKNEGAVAAPSAGLHFSRELMKRMELQGVSFAEVTLHAGLGNFRAIDVEDLTKYKMDSEELIIEDPTAIVVNRAKDARKRVCVVGTTTMKAVESSVAISGNLNPFRGWSNKFIFPPYDFSIANSMVTNFHLPQSPMMMMVAAFAGYDLLMKAYKEAVQHKYRFFTYGDAMLII; encoded by the coding sequence ATGAAACTTTCACAATTCAGGTATCACTTACCTGCTGAGCTCATAGCAGAGCGGCCTGTCCCTAACAGGGATGAATCAAGATTGATGGTTTTAAACCGTCAGGCTCAGACTATTGAACACAAAACCTTTAAAGAACTTCTCGACTACTTTGGAGATGGCGATGTATTTATCCTGAATAATACAAAGGTATTTCCAGCATTATTACTTGGAGAAAAGGAAAAGACCGGTGCTAAAATCACTGTTTTCCTGCTTCGTGAATTGAATAGTGAAGCACGTCTTTGGGATGTTCTTGTTGATCCGGCCAGAAAAATCAGGATTGGTAATAAGCTATATTTTGGAGATGATGATGCCCTGGTAGCTGAAGTTATTGACAACACCACTTCCAGGGGACGCACCCTCCGGTTCCTTTTTGATGGCCCTTATGACGAATTCAAACGCACCATCGAATCTCTTGGAAAAACACCTTTGCCTGAAGAGCTTCAGCGTATGAGAGATATTGAACCTGAGGATAAGGAACGATATCAAACCATCTATGCAAAGAATGAAGGCGCTGTTGCTGCACCTTCTGCCGGATTGCATTTCAGCCGTGAATTAATGAAGCGGATGGAACTGCAAGGAGTTTCATTTGCTGAAGTAACTCTCCATGCCGGACTCGGAAATTTTCGCGCCATTGATGTTGAAGACCTCACGAAGTATAAAATGGACTCTGAAGAACTGATCATCGAAGACCCAACAGCTATCGTTGTCAACAGGGCCAAAGATGCCAGGAAGAGAGTCTGCGTAGTAGGCACCACTACCATGAAAGCAGTGGAATCATCAGTTGCTATTTCAGGAAATCTGAATCCTTTCAGAGGCTGGAGCAACAAATTCATCTTCCCGCCATACGATTTCAGCATTGCCAACAGTATGGTGACTAATTTCCACCTGCCACAATCACCTATGATGATGATGGTAGCAGCATTTGCCGGTTATGACCTTTTAATGAAAGCCTATAAGGAAGCCGTTCAGCATAAGTATCGTTTCTTTACATACGGAGACGCTATGCTTATCATTTGA
- the ruvC gene encoding crossover junction endodeoxyribonuclease RuvC, translating to MPSERIILGIDPGTNIMGFGLILDKGKKIELIALDVIKLDHLDSHPLKLKSIFEKVLGLIDNYHPDEVAFEAPFFGKNVQSMLKLGRAQGVAMAAALYRDVPIFEYSPRKVKQSITGRGNASKEQVSAMLNRLFVIAEQPKYFDATDAVAVACCHYFQRSVGSESTNYSGWSAFISKNPDKIIGK from the coding sequence ATGCCTTCAGAAAGAATCATTTTAGGAATTGACCCGGGAACGAATATTATGGGATTTGGTTTAATTCTGGATAAAGGTAAGAAAATTGAACTCATTGCATTGGATGTGATCAAACTTGACCATCTGGATTCACATCCTTTAAAGTTGAAAAGCATCTTTGAAAAAGTGCTGGGGTTGATTGATAATTACCACCCTGATGAAGTTGCTTTTGAAGCTCCCTTTTTCGGGAAGAATGTTCAAAGTATGCTTAAACTAGGCCGGGCACAAGGAGTAGCAATGGCTGCAGCGCTTTATCGGGATGTTCCGATTTTTGAATATTCACCTAGAAAGGTCAAACAGTCTATTACTGGCAGGGGAAATGCATCCAAGGAACAGGTTTCAGCAATGCTTAACCGCTTGTTTGTTATTGCAGAACAGCCGAAGTATTTTGACGCCACAGATGCAGTCGCTGTTGCCTGTTGTCACTATTTCCAGCGTTCTGTTGGTTCAGAAAGCACAAATTACTCCGGTTGGAGTGCTTTCATCAGTAAAAATCCGGATAAAATTATCGGGAAGTAA
- a CDS encoding flippase-like domain-containing protein, which yields MTSKVHKTLNILLRLIIVLLSLGFIYWKIFAKGEIQELRMALESFGSNSAFFEGLIIVMLLMLANWGIEAIKWKRLVSEVENISFIKAFQSVITGVTVSIFTPNRTGEFIGRAFILKKGDPLQAVLLTLVGSFSQLLVTLLAGSVALAFTYRLFLPAGVLIPAWTHVGIMAGLLSGVVILITIFLSIPEFTKFLETKFKTRLKRISFYLQALQAISRKELILILSLSFLRYFVFSLQFYLMLLIFGVFIPLSSAILLIPVIFITLAVIPTIALSEIGVRSSVSLFFIGEYILQTRGVAPGEKESLAIIMAACLLWVINLAIPAIAGVPFVFKLRFFRK from the coding sequence ATGACCTCAAAAGTACATAAAACTCTGAACATCCTGCTGCGGCTAATTATTGTCCTGCTTTCTCTGGGCTTTATTTACTGGAAGATTTTTGCAAAAGGTGAAATACAGGAGTTGAGAATGGCCCTTGAATCATTTGGATCTAATTCCGCATTTTTTGAAGGCTTGATAATCGTTATGCTTTTAATGCTGGCCAACTGGGGAATTGAGGCAATCAAATGGAAACGACTGGTTTCAGAGGTGGAGAACATCAGCTTTATCAAAGCTTTTCAATCCGTAATCACTGGTGTAACCGTCAGTATTTTCACCCCGAACCGAACCGGGGAATTTATTGGGAGAGCATTCATCCTGAAAAAGGGAGATCCATTACAAGCTGTGCTTTTAACCCTTGTTGGAAGTTTTAGCCAGCTGCTGGTCACCCTCCTTGCCGGTTCAGTTGCCTTAGCATTCACATATCGTCTTTTCCTTCCGGCTGGAGTTCTCATTCCTGCCTGGACACATGTTGGGATTATGGCCGGATTACTTTCCGGGGTAGTTATATTAATTACTATTTTTCTCAGTATACCGGAATTTACAAAGTTTTTGGAAACGAAATTTAAGACTCGGCTTAAGCGAATTTCCTTTTATTTACAAGCATTACAAGCCATATCTCGCAAAGAACTGATATTGATTCTTTCTTTGAGTTTCCTCAGGTATTTTGTCTTTAGCCTTCAATTTTACCTGATGCTGCTTATTTTCGGTGTCTTTATCCCTTTATCCTCCGCAATTCTTCTCATCCCTGTGATATTTATTACATTAGCTGTGATACCTACTATTGCACTTTCCGAAATAGGGGTCAGGAGTTCTGTAAGCCTTTTTTTTATAGGTGAGTACATCCTGCAAACAAGAGGGGTGGCTCCGGGTGAAAAGGAATCACTGGCCATTATAATGGCTGCTTGTCTGCTATGGGTAATAAACCTGGCAATTCCAGCAATTGCTGGTGTGCCGTTTGTTTTCAAACTCAGGTTTTTCCGCAAATGA
- a CDS encoding 2-C-methyl-D-erythritol 4-phosphate cytidylyltransferase: MEKFVIIVAGGMGSRIGTDLPKQFLLLDGKPVLMHSLEAFADYCPTIEQVISIHPAFIDKWHSLCKEFFFNIPHRVVPGGETRFHSVRNGLNTISGDGLVAVHDAARPLISKLLIKRLFDEAEQFSNAIPCIPVNETVRRIQNGMVSLVDRTELRLIQTPEVFSVALIRKAYEQEYQPSFTDDASLLEAMGIQPHLIEGEYQNLKITLPGDIQIAEIYLRELKQQD; this comes from the coding sequence ATGGAAAAATTTGTAATAATTGTTGCCGGTGGGATGGGAAGTCGAATAGGTACTGACCTCCCGAAACAGTTCCTTCTCCTTGATGGAAAACCAGTATTGATGCATTCCCTGGAAGCCTTTGCAGACTATTGTCCTACGATTGAGCAGGTAATTTCCATTCACCCCGCTTTTATTGACAAATGGCACTCTCTGTGTAAAGAATTTTTCTTCAATATCCCTCACAGGGTTGTGCCTGGAGGTGAAACACGTTTTCATTCTGTCAGAAATGGCTTAAACACTATATCCGGTGATGGCCTGGTCGCTGTTCATGATGCTGCCCGCCCTTTGATTTCCAAGTTATTGATCAAAAGACTGTTTGATGAAGCCGAGCAATTTTCCAATGCGATTCCATGTATTCCGGTAAATGAAACTGTTAGGCGAATTCAAAACGGGATGGTATCACTGGTAGATAGAACAGAACTACGGTTAATCCAGACTCCGGAGGTCTTTTCTGTTGCCCTGATCCGTAAAGCCTATGAGCAGGAATACCAACCTTCATTTACTGATGATGCATCACTTTTGGAAGCAATGGGAATTCAACCACATCTCATTGAAGGAGAATATCAAAACCTAAAAATCACTCTTCCAGGCGATATCCAAATTGCTGAAATCTACCTGCGGGAACTAAAGCAGCAGGATTGA
- a CDS encoding L-serine ammonia-lyase — protein sequence MESIRKIYKTGLGPSSSHTMGPRLAAEIFRAKNEIASQIRITLYGSLAATGKGHLTDKVLRESFPSDKVNILWEKDVVLPQHPNGMKFEAFDKSGKLLDDWLVFSVGGGDIMDDQTNNSAENIYPHSKLTEILHWCQRNGRTLWEYVELHEDSAFQEYLKDAWHTMQASIIRGLDNEGVLPGSIHLPRKASSYHIKAKSSAGTLQKRALLFAYALAVAEENAGGGQIVTAPTCGSCGVVPSVLYHIQNSYQFSDTKIIRALATAGLIGNLVKENASISGAQVGCQGEIGTACAMAAAAAAQLFGGTPSQIEYAAEMGLEHHLGLTCDPVAGLVQIPCIERNAIAAGRAMDASAYAILSDGQHRVSFDKTCIAMKETGHDLPDIYKETSEGGLALQL from the coding sequence ATGGAATCCATCCGAAAAATATATAAGACCGGCCTTGGACCGTCCAGTAGTCATACAATGGGCCCCCGCCTGGCTGCTGAAATATTCAGGGCTAAGAATGAAATCGCATCCCAGATTCGCATCACACTATATGGAAGCCTTGCTGCTACCGGGAAAGGTCACCTTACAGATAAAGTACTCCGGGAATCCTTCCCTTCTGATAAGGTAAATATCCTCTGGGAAAAAGATGTTGTTCTTCCCCAGCACCCCAATGGAATGAAATTCGAAGCTTTTGATAAATCCGGGAAATTATTGGATGACTGGCTCGTTTTTAGTGTTGGAGGTGGCGACATCATGGATGATCAAACGAATAACTCTGCCGAAAATATCTATCCCCATTCAAAACTTACGGAGATACTTCATTGGTGCCAGCGAAATGGCAGAACCCTGTGGGAATATGTTGAGCTTCATGAAGATAGTGCGTTCCAGGAATACCTGAAAGATGCCTGGCATACTATGCAGGCTTCTATTATCAGAGGGCTTGATAATGAAGGTGTTCTTCCCGGAAGTATCCATTTGCCCCGAAAGGCCTCCTCTTATCATATTAAAGCCAAAAGTTCAGCCGGTACATTACAGAAAAGGGCTTTATTGTTTGCATATGCCCTGGCTGTTGCTGAAGAAAATGCCGGCGGAGGACAAATTGTAACTGCTCCAACCTGTGGCTCCTGCGGTGTGGTACCCTCCGTTTTATACCATATTCAGAACTCTTACCAGTTTTCAGATACTAAAATTATCCGTGCATTAGCTACCGCCGGGCTTATAGGTAACCTTGTCAAGGAAAATGCCTCTATCAGTGGAGCACAGGTAGGATGCCAGGGAGAGATAGGGACTGCTTGTGCTATGGCTGCAGCAGCTGCAGCTCAGCTATTCGGCGGAACCCCTTCACAAATAGAATATGCCGCAGAAATGGGCCTGGAACACCACCTTGGACTAACCTGTGATCCGGTTGCCGGGCTTGTTCAAATCCCTTGTATCGAAAGAAATGCCATTGCTGCGGGAAGAGCTATGGATGCCTCAGCCTATGCCATATTATCCGATGGGCAGCATAGGGTGAGTTTTGATAAAACCTGTATTGCCATGAAAGAAACCGGGCATGACCTTCCGGATATCTATAAGGAAACTTCTGAGGGGGGACTAGCCCTGCAACTTTAA
- a CDS encoding U32 family peptidase has translation MQEQSIEIMSPVGSYESLMAAIQGGAGSVYFGVGKLNMRSRSSVNFTLNDLEKITDICRENGISSYLTLNTVIYDHEIEEVQQVIDAAKQHGITAIIASDLAVLEYASQVGMEIHISTQCNITNISAVKFYSRYADVMVTARELSLEQVAQITRQIKEQDIRGPKGELIRIEVFVHGALCMAVSGKCYLSLHNHKSSANRGACLQDCRRKYIVKDKETDMELEIDNEYIMSPKDLKTIHLLDKVLNAGIKVLKIEGRGRSAEYVKTVTECYKEAVEAWKVGDFTQERIESWDARLSQVYNRGFWEGYYLGRELGEWSPVHGSLATEKKLYIGVVANYYSNLKIAHVRMDTHELEIGDKILVTGPTTGVYESVITEMISDKVPITRAVKGDHPTFPVSVVLRKNDKVYKIVPAEPLS, from the coding sequence ATGCAGGAACAGTCAATAGAAATCATGTCACCGGTAGGCTCATATGAGTCGCTGATGGCTGCCATACAAGGAGGAGCCGGGTCGGTATATTTCGGAGTTGGAAAGCTGAATATGCGCTCCAGGTCAAGTGTGAACTTCACTTTAAACGATCTGGAGAAAATTACAGACATATGTCGTGAAAACGGGATTAGCTCGTACCTGACCCTGAATACTGTGATCTATGATCATGAGATTGAAGAGGTTCAACAGGTTATTGATGCAGCAAAACAACATGGAATTACTGCAATCATTGCATCTGATCTCGCTGTCCTGGAATATGCCAGTCAGGTAGGAATGGAGATCCATATCTCCACGCAATGTAATATCACTAATATTTCTGCAGTTAAATTCTATTCCCGGTATGCCGATGTAATGGTTACCGCCAGGGAGCTCTCTCTTGAGCAGGTTGCTCAGATTACTCGTCAAATCAAGGAACAGGATATCAGGGGACCCAAAGGGGAACTTATCCGGATAGAAGTGTTTGTTCATGGAGCCCTTTGCATGGCTGTTAGTGGCAAATGCTACCTGAGCCTGCATAATCATAAATCTTCAGCCAACAGGGGCGCTTGTCTTCAGGATTGCAGGAGGAAATACATTGTAAAGGACAAGGAAACCGATATGGAACTTGAAATTGATAATGAATACATTATGTCACCCAAGGACCTGAAAACCATTCATTTGTTAGACAAGGTTTTGAATGCGGGAATTAAAGTACTGAAAATTGAAGGGAGAGGCCGATCGGCAGAATATGTTAAGACTGTAACAGAGTGCTACAAGGAAGCGGTTGAAGCCTGGAAAGTGGGAGACTTTACGCAGGAAAGAATTGAATCCTGGGATGCAAGATTATCTCAGGTATATAACCGGGGTTTTTGGGAAGGATATTACCTTGGACGCGAACTCGGAGAATGGTCGCCGGTACACGGCTCTCTTGCTACTGAAAAGAAACTGTATATCGGTGTGGTAGCCAATTATTACAGTAATCTGAAAATTGCCCATGTCCGGATGGATACCCATGAGCTTGAAATTGGCGATAAAATCCTGGTTACCGGCCCTACGACTGGTGTTTATGAATCGGTTATCACTGAGATGATCTCTGATAAGGTGCCAATTACTCGTGCTGTAAAAGGAGATCACCCCACTTTCCCTGTTTCTGTGGTGCTCAGAAAAAATGATAAAGTTTACAAAATCGTACCTGCTGAACCGCTTTCCTGA